From the Musa acuminata AAA Group cultivar baxijiao chromosome BXJ3-1, Cavendish_Baxijiao_AAA, whole genome shotgun sequence genome, the window ctcctctctctctctccccgacgCCTCGTATCTGTTGATGCGTTTCATTTCGTACCTGTTGAACCACAACCGCCTCGCACACTACCTTTCCCTGTGACTAACCAACCAAGAAGATTCCAACAGAAAGGATTTAAAGGGGCGGAAGAGACGTCGTTGTCGATTAAGATCGAGATCGAGATAGGGAGACGCACGATGGCCGACGAAGTCCCAAGAAGAGCGATGTGGGCCGGGCTTCGCTCGCAGCTCGTCAAGCTCACGTCCCAATTCTTCACGAGCGTCAACGACTATCTCCGATTCCGCGCCGTCTGCAAGTCGTGGCGCTCCGCCGTCCCCCACCGGCCCGATCACCTCCCCACTCAGCTCCCTTTCCTCCTCGTCGTCTCCACCTCCGAACCAAGAATCGGACCCGCCTTCCGCCtcaccgccgcctccgccggTAATGTTCGCCCGCTACCTAACACAGCCAAAATGTCCTGCATTGGCACCTCCTTCGGCTGGCTTATCCTCATCTGCATGAAAGACCGTTTGATCAACCTATTCAACCCCGTTACCGCCGAGGACATTCGGCTTCCCTACCTTGCTGGTCTTTCGTTAACTGATGAGGTGTCGGCTGCTGGTTGGCCCTTGATTGTCATAGAGAAGGCTGTATTATCCTCCGATCCCACGCTCGACCGGGACTTCGTGGCGGTCCTCTTCACACGCGCAGTGAACATTAGATGGTTTACGTGGCGCCATGGTGACGAATCATGGACGGCAGACGCGAATCCTTCGGTGCAACTTACGTCACGGATGCGCGACGTCGTTCCCTACGGCAACCGGACACTGTGCGCGATATACGGAAACAATGACTACTGGGCGGTCCTCCAGGTTGACCCAGGCCCGCCGGGGAGGGCGACGATCGCGGCATGGTACCCCATGCCGTCCTGCGTGCCGCGCACTTATCATCCCACCTACTTGGTTGTATCGGCTGGAGAACTGCTGCTGGCTGCGTGCCATTACAACAACAACGGGACTGCAAATTGGAAGATCACCCTCAGATTCCGTGTCTTCAGGCTGGAGCCAGGCGGCATAAGCAGGCCGGCGGTGGCCGTCGAGGTGGAGGATATCCACGACCGTATATTGTTCTTGAGCCCAAGCTCGTCCGTGTCCGTCAGCGCTGAGGACTTCTTAGGGTTCCACGGGAATGCCATCTACTTCGTCGCCAAAGATCAGCGTGAGGAGATTCAAAATAGGCGGGTGTGGTTTGTCTCGGTCCTGAGCTTAGAAAGTGGTGAGACCACCAGGGTTGTTGATTCGAACATGCCTGATCAGAAGAGGCTAAGGTGGCGGACGCGGTTGTTGGACGTCCCCCGATGGGTGCCGCCCAATCTGCGCAGCTACAACCGGTGATGGTAACCCGACGCCTGCTCTTTTTCACTGGTGAAGTGTTCGTCTCTCATTTCCCTTGTACAGTCAAATCTGAGCAACGAAATAAGCAATGAAGCCATTGAAGTTTCTTCTTTTGCACTATACTTCTCTCTCAAAAACTGACCCGCTAAGGCGTCGTGTCATCATTAGAGCCACAGAACATCACTAACCAAGTTACACCATTAGCTTTTCTGGAGGGTCATGGGTCCAACACCGAGGGTAGAACGCCAATTAATAGTAGGAGAAATAAAATAGGGAGATCTTTGATAAACCTTGAGTCAGAATGTGCTATATAAGAGTGAAAGAATATGCTCCACGAGAGAGCAAAATCTTAGACGATGAGAAGTTGAGGTTTAGTTAGAGTTTAAAAGCTTGTTTTCTCCCTCCGTCTGTTATTGCACAAGGAAAACGAGGAAATCATTCTTTATAATATCTGGAGAATAACGATGATTCTAtagaaaaaaatcttttatacTTACCCGGCATCGGTGATTCTATAGAAGCAGAGGATTAATCTATTTTGGTACCATAAGTTGCACTAGTTGGCATCGAAAGTCGAGTTACAAGGATGTCTACTCGGGTCCGATAAGTATAATCTTATTGAGGCATCAATAGTACTTCTCAATCTTCTATCGACTTATCGAGTGTCGACCTAAGTTGTATTGAGGTCACCTAAACTATGATGCCCCGAGtcattattaatttaaaaaattattatccaTATTATTATCACCAAAAAAACTTTCCTACATAATTATTATCAAAGATGATACTTTTTTAACCGatagaatataaaaatataactaTTTTTACTACAAAAGTTATAGTTATATTTTATAAAAGACGAGTAAGCATGTAAACTGGATCTATTCACAAGTTTTATTATCTCGTGATAGGAATTATTTAGTGTGGAAACTAATTCAAAATTGAgtcatatttgggctcaagttgaaTCGACTAGGGATGTTGACCAAAATCAACTTCTCACCGGCCCCCACCTGCGTTCCCCACCGCCACCATCCCCCGCACCTGCTGCCTCGCGCACCGTCACACGCGGGTCACGTTTCACATTATCGCTCACGATGCTCCTCGCAGTCGTCATCGCCACCTGCCCGTGAGCCTGTAGTCGCTCCTCGCGTTGCTCACGCTGCTCACTTGAGTCGCCCGTCACAGCTGCCTACGTGTTACTCGCTATAGCCGCCCACGTGCAGCCACACCTCTCCGCTCGCGAGCCCTCCACTTTCCCCTCGCTCTTATAAATGGAACTTTGGGGAACAATAGCGCGGCAAGCAAACGGGAAggggagaagagagaagaagacgTGAGGAAGACGTCGAGAGAGATCCGCTTCAGCCCAAATCCAACCAAGTACAGCCTCCTTCTCGTCTCCGACGTTCGGTTGTCAATCTCCGTCGTTGGCCAGCCCTGTGCTCGTGGCAACGATtgcaaagaagaggaaggataattttgtaattctaatATTATTATTACTTCCTGTTTTTGTTGTATTTGGGCAAATTTTTTGGATTTTCTCTAGGAGGATCATCATCGTGCTGTGACTTCTTATTTATGTACGATTcaagtttttaatgagattttttttttcttactgtgGGTGTTGTGGGAAATAACTTTGAGAGCCATGGTCTCGGGACCGACGCGGCTCGATTCGGGTCCGGACGTCGGGGATCTCTCCGGGGCATGTCTCGAGCCCGCGGGGTCGGTCCGGTGTGGTGTTCCGATTGGGACGGGGTCGTCGTCTCCTCCGGGCA encodes:
- the LOC135629209 gene encoding uncharacterized protein LOC135629209; translation: MADEVPRRAMWAGLRSQLVKLTSQFFTSVNDYLRFRAVCKSWRSAVPHRPDHLPTQLPFLLVVSTSEPRIGPAFRLTAASAGNVRPLPNTAKMSCIGTSFGWLILICMKDRLINLFNPVTAEDIRLPYLAGLSLTDEVSAAGWPLIVIEKAVLSSDPTLDRDFVAVLFTRAVNIRWFTWRHGDESWTADANPSVQLTSRMRDVVPYGNRTLCAIYGNNDYWAVLQVDPGPPGRATIAAWYPMPSCVPRTYHPTYLVVSAGELLLAACHYNNNGTANWKITLRFRVFRLEPGGISRPAVAVEVEDIHDRILFLSPSSSVSVSAEDFLGFHGNAIYFVAKDQREEIQNRRVWFVSVLSLESGETTRVVDSNMPDQKRLRWRTRLLDVPRWVPPNLRSYNR